TCTTCGCCATGGTCGCCAGATGCAGGAGAAAAAAGGCAGGTAGCTGTAAGTTTGAGGAAGAAGTGAAGTGGTCGTGGCGACGTCTTTGTCTCCCTTCcccttgtaaatcttcccttttttaatttttttttactttgtttgtcTTTTAGCAATGCAACAATGCCTCTTCTGTACCACCGCCAGCCATTATCAGTATGGAAATGTGTGCAGCGGCTTTTATTTGTTTAGCAAAAACTCGAGATGAACTAAACAGTAGACCGCTCGCTGCAAGTCATTTGCAGCCAGAAACACCTGCTAAATGTTTTTCTTGCATTGGAAAATGCGGTGTTTACTTTATGGatgaaaaaaaagggagaaaatcagGGTCACGTAGTCCAGAGTTGTGCACCCTTTCATTTGGTTTGTGGTGTAAGAGTTTAGCTGTGGGGAAACTATTTTGTGCAACACCTGCTTATAGTAGTCCGTTTGCGGCCTGACAGTGTTGTTGTCGCACTTCTCTTGTGTAGACAAAAAATGTATGACCTATAACACGTCACTATTAGACTTGAATGAGTGACAATGGCTGTGCATGTAGTTGATTTACTGCCCTCAGATTAAACCCTGCGGTCTCCAGTCAGTTTATCAGCTAGGCAAACTTGTTTTCAGCTCGCATTTTGACAGCTGGCATTACAGTTGGCAAAGAAAGTAGAACAACTTTTGGACCCATGAGGGGTTAGGTCCATTGTCATTTCAAATAAAAATTCAAAAATCAAGcaaatcatcttttttttttctttatagagAGCTGTTTGCTGATTGACTGGGTAACTGGCACGTGACACATTAGCCAGTCAATACTAAGACGACCAGTATGTCTGCTCGTATACTGACCAGCACATGACGTCATCTCCCCTTTCCATTGGTCTCCTTGTTGCGCTCCATGTACCGCTGTACTGATGAGCAAACACTGACCAGGTTCTGCTCAGACTAGAGTCCCCTGCTGGTCATGCAGAGAATTACATCGTATATTtcagaggctgtgtgtgtgtgaaattttaGTGGTTTAGGGGACAGTAAATCGAGCAGAGGAACTGAATGTGAAACACTACTTTCGCCCTTGAAATCTACTGTTTAAAGTTCTCTCTGCAAGGGGGCTTAACCTCTCCCCGCCCCAGTGGGCAGACAGAGAGGGCTGTGGTtacactgggcagctcccagttgCTAATCTTTGTAGCCATATGAATGTGAAGCAGGGCGGCTCTGAAAAAGAGAGTGTGCTTGTTAAAAAACCTTTAGCGACTCTTTCGTCAGCCACTGTGTGACCGTCACTGAAATACTTTTGAAACAAGCCAGAATGTCCGTGAATAAGACGTCTGAACAAACCTCCTTGCGAGAAAACATTGTGTGTGTCTTCtgctgtgtctgtcagtctggttTAGTCGGCACTCTTGTCAGTCTGGTTTAGTGGGCTAGATCTGCGCTCTGCTTGATCTCCACTTAAGATCTGGATCCAGAGACAAGCGCTCAAATTTTTTCACGAGTGTCACAGTAATATCCTAATCCTAATCCTTGTCCCATTTCAGGGTGGGACAAGCACTCGTATGGTTACCATGGAGATGATGGCCACTCCTTCTGCTCCTCGGGGACCGGCCAACCGTATGGCCCCACCTTCACCACGGGCGACGTGATTGGCTGCTGCGTTAACCTCATCAACAACACTTGCTTTTACACCAAAAATGGCATCAGCCTAGGTTACTAAGGAGGTTTTATATTGTAAAATTAGATAAACTCTTAGGACTCAAAATACTAGAATAGTGGCTGCTTGTAATCATGATATTAATATTTACGGACCAGATACGGTCATAGTGAGCAATCTGTTTCACTAAACTtaaactgttttttttctccccttattCCAGGTGTAGCCTTCACAGACCTCCCTGTAAGTATCAGCTCACATTATTACTACATGATGCGTTGGATGTACTGAGTAGTTTACTAACTGTGCTGTGTGTTCAGTAGCTTTGGTGCTCTGAGCACATTTGAACAACAGTGTTTGGGTCAGGTGTTGCTTCTGCTGTAACTTACAGAGCTAAAAATGCTTCAGCTTGGAGACCGTATTTATGTGGCAGTACCAGTGTAGACCATAGCTAATTTTAATTGGCggattaggattttttttttgtaagggggATAATTTTTCTCTCGCGCATTTTGTCTACAGGTTCATTTCATTTGTGGGATGCAGTAACCCTATTGATAGTTTATAGAAGTACACTAGTGTGTATATATTTCATTGCTAACCAAGTAACACATATTAAAGGTGACTCGGTGTGTTTTGCTGGTATTTCCAACTTTCACATGTTGTTCTACATCTCTTAGCACGTGCTATGGCATAGTTTGGTGTTCAGGTGTCATTGTAATATTTAACCCATCCGACGCTTTTGATTCCAAATATTCCCGAGTAACGTAATACAGATTCCCATAAAAAAACTGTGTGGACAAGGTGTTTGTCCAGGGTAACTTAACTTTGTGGTCAGGGGCCACAGGGGTTGGTATGGCTCAGAATTTAATGTTGACTTCTACATGAGGACGTCCATAATAAGGTTACAGTGCCTGTGTGTGGAGCCGGTGTTGATTTTCTTATCGTGTTAAGGTCATCAGCATCCAACAAAAAAACACATGTCCATCCTTTGAAAGGTATCGCATCAAGACGGTTTAAGTAAGACTAGCTAGCATATCAGTTTTATGAAATATGCCAGCTTCTGTAATCAACACCGCTCCAACCATCGAGTATCAACCAACAAGTCAGTGCTCCACTTTTTTGTCTTGTTGGGATTCTACTTGATCATGATTTTATCCCAAATGTAGATACCATATTCTGTATCTTTCACTATCCTAATACAATTCTGAATTGATGacctagaaaaaaaaatctcagctaTGCTGCGAGGGATTTTAATTGACCTTTTTTTGTCCTACAGCCCAATCTGTACCCTACAGTAGGGCTTCAGACCCCGGGGGAAATTGTAGACGCTAACTTTGGCCAGCAGCCTTTCGTCTTTGACATTGAGGACTACATGAGTGAATGGCGAGCCAAGATCCATGGCATGATCGCACGCTTTCCCATTGGGGAGAGACTTGGGGAGTGGCAGGCAGTTCTGCAGAAGTAAGACGATTCAACGCAAACATTCAAACATACTATGGACATGTAGTTAGCCACCACATTAAAGATGAGGTCGTAAAACTCATTCTTAAAACTTGTTCTATTACCATACCTGGATTTCCATAGATtccagatacacatacacactataaaacacacagacttgggcatccaggtggcgtggcagtctattctgttgcctaccaacacatggatcgccggttcgaatccctgtgttacctccgccttggttgggcgtccctacagacacaattggccgtgtctgctggtcagaagctggatgtgggtatgtgtcctggtcgttgcactagcgcctcctctggtcggtcggggtgtctgttcagggggagggggagctggggggaatagtgtgatcctcccacgtgctacgtccctctggtgaaactcctcactgtcaggtgaaaagaagcggctggcgacgccacatgtattggaggaagtatgtggtagtctgcagccctccccagattggcagagggggtagagcagcaactgggatggcttggaagagtggggtaattggccaagtacaactggaaaaaaaaggggggggggaacacacacacacagacttgagACTGCACATGTCAAATCCCTGaacctgtatttatttatttttattcagtATGGTGTCCAGCTACCTGGTGCATCATGGGTACTGTGCCACAGCAACAGCCTTTGCCAGAGCCACTGAGACCATGATACAAGAGGATCAGACGTCTATAAAGAACAGACAAAGTAAGAAACATACAGTATTTCAACTGTAGGCACTGATTTAAAACAAATTGTCCTTGCTATGCATGAATCATCCTCCATCAATTCCAAAGAAGCTTCAAACCCAAATGTTTTCTAATTATTTTCTTATACAGTTCTCTTTGGTTTGTTTAATAGGAATACAAAAGCTGGTGTTGGCAGGACGGGTGGGTGAGGCCATAGAGGCCACTCAGCAGCTCTATCCTGGCCTGCTAGAACACAACCCCAACCTCCTATTCATGTTGAAGTAAGTTAGAATTCAGTCACAGCATTACCAAATCATGACTTAAACGTATCGTTCACACTTAAACAAAGGCCCGCCATTGCTTTTGTAGGCCTGCATCGTCACAAAATGGAATACAAATCCAGGAGTATTATTCTTTTCACTTGTTGGATTCAGAATTGAAGggatttgaagaagaaaaaaaaaaagatcaaaattGTCAGTTTCCAAAGGAAATTTTATTAAAATTATAGTTATATTAGAATTATtagggaggtcctgggttcaaaccccggggttgtccaaccttgggggtcatcccaggtcgtcctctgtgtggcatttgcatgttctccccgtgtctgcggtgggttttctgcgggtgctcccattttcccccaccatcaaaaagacacacacgttagggttaatactcctgtctgtgcccctgagcaaggcaatggagagaagaactggagttggtccccgggcgctgcacggcagctgcccaccgctcctaggtACACggctaggaagggttaaatgcagagtgtaatttccctgcgGGGCTCAatcaagtatctcaaaatcaaaaaaaaattaatagaTGCAACGTCACCGCAACTTTAACGTGCACGGCCATACACAACCCTTCGTGAGCCCGGACCCTGTAAGCCAAGAAGTGGGTGTAGCACAGAGTTTGTGAGAGCAGAGCGAAAGGGTGTCACATGATTGATTCCATCTCCATCATTTAAAACAGGGTAGGGGTATGCTTAATTCGATACGACTCAGCAGTATCATTTGGAAACTTCAGTTCCGAGGGGGGTGGGCGGGGGTGCAGTCAACCGGTTTGTTCATCTTTAAAGGAATTACCCAGAAGAGCATGCTGAAAATTAAAACTTTGTGGCTCAACAATTTGCATGGATGCTTTATTGAGAACAGCCAAACAGCCAAAGGGACCGACATGGACACTTCCTGCCAAGTCATCTGAGAGGAGCCGTCTGCCTAGAAATTAAGGCAAACTTTACTAAAGGCGATGGATGCTACGAAACGTTTCATCTCAGTGTCATGTTTCAGGGTTGCACTCCTGCAAAATATTATAATGAAAACTGTGAGTGCTTAAAATCTCCACAGTATCGGTCATTCCTACTTGAATTTTACCCTTTAGTCTTCATCTGAAGagtcaatatccatccatccattatccgaaccgcttatcctgatctcagggtcgtggggatgctggagcctatcctagcagtcgttgggtggcaggcggggagacactctggacaggccgccagaccatcacacagggccggcacacatccacacacattcacacctagggataatttagtacggccgattcacctgacctacatgtctttggactgtgagaggaaaccggagcccccagaggaaacccacgcagacacggggagaacaagcagactccacacagaggatgacccgggatgaccccccaaggtttgactaccccagggctcgaacccaggaccttcttgcagtgaggcgaccgcactaaccactgcgccgtcgTGCCGCTCCAGAGTTAATATGCTGCTCTCAATCACTCAGTTATTGACAGTGGTGttctttgttttttccttttgttcAATTCTGGGGAACCGCTAATATTACTGAACACATGTTAACAATTACAGCAGCAAATACAGAACAGAGTGAAAACCAGTTGTAATTTAATATAGCAACCAAAACACAAAACATTGGTTCAGACCTCGGAGAGAGTTAGTTTCCCTGAAGAAGTGGCTGTCTTTGAAACACTGACTGTATCTTGCAGTTTTCAGTGGAGGAAGCATTTTCTGACTTGTTTGCTTTTCTCTTGGTGAATGCGTTTGTTTTCTACAAGTGACCTTGCACTGACGTTTGAGCAACCCTTTCATGGAGGAATGCTCCATCTTTTTATGAAATTACAGCTATTCCTCCCAAATATTGCATTGCGTGATTGCACCATTCCCACGTCTTGCCGACTTGTAGACTGAGGTATACAGTGTACCCCAACGTTTTAGGCGTCAGggtcatactgaattgtccctaggtgtgaatgtttgtgtgtgtgggtgttagccctgtgatggactggcagcatgtccaggttgtctcccagcCTGCAGTCCactgattgctgggataggctccagcatcctgccacCCTgatcgggataagcggcttggataatggatggatggatagatggatggatggcgaaGTCCAGTGTGTTGACTCCAGTATTTCCTGCCTCCCAGGTGTCGTCAGTTTGTGGAGATGGTAAATGGTACCGACAGCGAAGTTCGCTGTTTTAGCATCCGCTCCCCCAAGTCCCAGGACAGTTACCCTGGCTCACCCAGTCTCAGCCCCCACCACGGAGCCGCCAACACACACTTGCATGGCGGAggtacccacagacacacacacacacacacatgtgaatatatgcattctctctctctctcacctctctctctgtctctctgtctctcctctctctctgtctctcactctctcactcctctgtctctctgtctgtctgtctctcttctctctgtctctctctcctctctgtctttctgtctttctgtctgtgtctgtttctctctctctctctctctctctctctctctctctctctctctctctctctctctctctgtctttctctgtctgtctgtctgtctctcgataTTCATTGCAGAGTCATTGTTTGAAGGATTTTatgaaatctgttttttttcctaaaaaaaaaacggtcttattttttcccatttttggctttgtgggttttttttttacccttttttcCTATCAGTGTTGATGTACTCATCATTAATAAAAGAAAAGTAAAAGTCTCTGTCTTGTAGTAATCAGGCTTAAGGTGCCATGTAACACAGTGAATACTTGAGAtggacatgcacacaccacactaGACAAACCCATATCTAAAAGCGTACCTTgtccaaactgtgtgtgtgtgtgtgtgtgtgtgtgtgtgtgtgtgtgtgtgtgtgtgtgtgtgtgtgtgtgtgtgtgtgtgtgtgtgtgtgtgtgtgtgtgtgtgtgtgtgtgtgtgtgtgtctgtgtgtgtctgtgtctgtctgtctgtctgtctgtctgtctgtctgtctcctctgctCTCTAGGAGCAGACAGCCCTACTTGCAGTAATGGGGTGACTCCCTCCAGCAAGTCaaagagcagcagcagcaagtacccaggggtctcctcctcagcctcctcctcctcctcctcctccccctcctccgtcAACTACTCTGAGTCCAACTCCTCCGACTCCACCAAGAGCCAACCGCACAGCGCCAACAGTACCCAAGAAACCAGGTAGGGAGGCTTGTCGCAGCCTGACCGTCCTTGCTGGTTCATTTCTACACCTTCAACTGCTTAGGAGTCACAAGTGGAAAGCCATCAAAACTCAGTCTCATCTTTTTCCCTGCAGAAATAGAATATTTTCAACTTTTGTTGCAGTGAGTGTGTTgaatatgtttgtttgttttttgtttgttttcgaaAATTTATTTTTTCAGGGAAAGTGAATTGGTCCCATGTGCCCATGAGCAGCAACGCTTGGCCTAATAGTCGCACAGTTAGATACAGTCACATTATCTTCAATGTCCTGACTGATGGAAGGATGCCTTCACAGCATTCGAGAGACAGGAGGGTGCCACTTTTTTGCTTTTACGCACATTTTCCAACATTCGCCTTATCAAATGGCCCACCATAACCTTGAGTCAACGCCCCGTGAATTTTACCTGTAATTTCCATGAATTTGTGATGTTCTCATTCACTGAATGGAACCCGGCCCTTGTATCATATCTGACAGCACGACGTCCGTCAATATCCACAGAATGAGTTCCATCTAGCTTAAAAGGTCCCATGACAGGACAGGAATGTATTTCATTCTTACAACCTCTTTTTATGTAGAGTTAATCTATATCGGTTTAACTATTTTAGTGAgtctgctgacatctacaggttaaaaacatggcaagctggtcttggtactctgtgatgttagcatggcaggataaacacagctgcagctgataacctaataataataataagatgataataataataatgatgacaacaacaataataataatatgattattattattattatattattattattattatataaaatATGTGGTATcttgactacatgaaacaagcacacacaggatttgtttacttttgtattgatgaaaacttcaggagcacaacacagcacagccatctctgcaggcattcattacacatctgcaggagttacaagatctgcaggagttacaagatcaagacgactgagaagtggtacgaacatcagccaaaaatggtcactgagaacaatgatgtcacaatcctctgggacatgccaatccacactgacagagagataaaagccaacaagcccgacatcgttatcaaggacaggaaggaaaagaggtgtatgctcatcgacatggcaatgcCATCCGAAAAAAAACCACCTCCGTGAAAGTCACAGAggagctgaccaagtacaaagacctagagattgaaatcaacaggatgtggggaatgaagaccgaaacaacaccagtggtcatcggagctctaagactcatgaagaagggaatggaaaagttcaccaaccatatcccagcAAACagcaacatctgtgcagtccagaagattgccctactcggaatagcccacatattatgacgagcactgtcaatcaagtgacatctaccctatagtgcctcaggtccacagtttggacccggctctacaagatgtaaaacaggaaacgtgaaagaaataataataatgataatgataataataagatGAACTATCATCGACAGCACTGTTGACAACTGTTAGTTCTGGCCATGTCagtctgtcagtgctgataggtGTCCTTCTACACCTACATCAAACGAACACATTTTTAAGTTACAGGTCTGTAACTTAGTATTAAACTATAGTTTTTGTGTATTATCTCCGTTAATTTTtatctttccccaagctgtttgCTGAGGCAACATTTGCTAATATTGTCATGTGGAGTGACAGTGTTCtcccctctccctttttctcccatattgtatccggtcaattactccactcttccgagccgtcctgggcgctgctccacccactctgccgatccggggagagctgcagactaccacatgcctcctccgatacatgtagagttgtcggccgcttcttttcccctggcagttaggagtttcgccagtgggaagtagcaagtgggaggatcatgctattcccaccagttccccctccccccaaacaggcgccccgactgaccagaggaggtgctagtgcagcgaccaggacacatacccacatccggtttcccacctgcagacacggccaatttctggagggacacccaaccaagccggaggcaacacggggattccaactgatgatccccatgctggcaggcaacggaatagaccaccacatcaCCCGGATGTCCATGACAGTGTTTTTAATGGAGCACATGACTTGTTTGAAATACATCTGAAATGCTTGATcatgtcctgctgaccactttttCATGTGTGTAAAGCATTTTTCCTAGTCACATCTATttctttgtggtgtgtgtgtgtgtgtgtgttggcttgaTGCATGTGTTTGGCCATGTACATGTATGTGCTTAGCGACAGTGAGATGGAGATTGAGCCAGAACACTATACCAACGGCGTGGTCGAGGGCTCCTCAGCGCGGATAATGAACGGCACATACAAACATCAAGAGATCCTCCAGCCAGACGACAACAACCTGGACAACGGAGTCACAGGTACACACCAAGAACAGATGGTTTGGTTCCCAGTGTGACCTTTTCCTTTTCACATTTACGTGCGTATGTGCCCCATCTCTTACAAGATACCAGTTGCTCTGTAGTAAATAGTGTACTACACATacacatccattcattatctgaactgcttatcctgctctcagggtcaaatacacatacacaacatacaTCTTTATAGTCTCTCTAGACTGTCATGATACGTGGAGCCACAGATTTTGTTTGAGTCAGTGTTAATGATTTGCATCTATATGTTCAAgactggcagcacggtggtgcagtggttagcgcagtcgcctcacagaaagaaggtcctgggttcggccccggggtagtccaaccttgggggccgtcccagttggtcctcggtgtggagtttgcatgttctccccttgtctgcgtgggtttcctccaggggctctggtttcctcccactgtccaaagacatgtaggtcaggtgaatccgccatactaaa
The window above is part of the Lampris incognitus isolate fLamInc1 chromosome 6, fLamInc1.hap2, whole genome shotgun sequence genome. Proteins encoded here:
- the ranbp10 gene encoding ran-binding protein 10 — translated: MAELGAGSLLLGDPAFNYQDHELNERLKRLYPAVNEEETPLPRSWSPKDKYSYIGLSQNNLRVHYKGHGKNHKDAASVRATHPIPAACGIYYFEVKIVSKGRDGYMGIGLSAQGVNMNRLPGWDKHSYGYHGDDGHSFCSSGTGQPYGPTFTTGDVIGCCVNLINNTCFYTKNGISLGVAFTDLPPNLYPTVGLQTPGEIVDANFGQQPFVFDIEDYMSEWRAKIHGMIARFPIGERLGEWQAVLQNMVSSYLVHHGYCATATAFARATETMIQEDQTSIKNRQRIQKLVLAGRVGEAIEATQQLYPGLLEHNPNLLFMLKCRQFVEMVNGTDSEVRCFSIRSPKSQDSYPGSPSLSPHHGAANTHLHGGGADSPTCSNGVTPSSKSKSSSSKYPGVSSSASSSSSSSPSSVNYSESNSSDSTKSQPHSANSTQETSDSEMEIEPEHYTNGVVEGSSARIMNGTYKHQEILQPDDNNLDNGVTEEGCSSSRQLCGGNQAATERMIQFGRELQALNEQLCREYGKNAMHKKMLQDAFSLLAYSDPWNCPVGQQLDPMQRESLCSALNSAILESQNLPKQPPLMLALGQATECVQLMARVRSGSCSFARIDNFLH